In a single window of the Aminomonas paucivorans DSM 12260 genome:
- a CDS encoding class I SAM-dependent methyltransferase, whose product MYKPRIAPRLAAQERPRALRTLQSVAEGLKVYETVASGLRCGLFDWLETRGETPREEVAEGLRIHGSLCRSYLQVFCDLGLLVKEPGDRYRNSALASEALVSTSPLYQGTWFLQSGTEGSRWRSLDSTLRMEEPPRGAFADGPSEPFIQALAQRALQGELQGVVRAVTEWKGFAQARELLDVGGGHGLYALALCQENRNLRATVLDKPHVIPFAEPYIAEAGLENRVQTRGGDAMEGELGGPYDLILVSHLLYKFRKELPDFLSRAAAALRPGGMLVSHHWFCRPGCTSSAPGIQDLEQCLQSFGHPLCHVETFLDLFREAGLEPLGEGVEIPGNLGPSLVHRACKPLGTPR is encoded by the coding sequence ATGTACAAGCCCCGCATCGCCCCCCGCCTGGCGGCCCAGGAACGCCCCCGGGCCCTGCGCACCCTCCAGTCCGTGGCGGAAGGCCTCAAGGTCTACGAGACCGTGGCCTCGGGCCTCCGCTGCGGCCTCTTCGACTGGCTCGAAACCCGGGGCGAGACCCCTCGGGAGGAGGTGGCGGAGGGGCTTCGGATCCACGGAAGCCTCTGCCGAAGCTACCTTCAGGTGTTCTGCGACCTGGGGCTTCTGGTGAAGGAGCCCGGGGACCGGTACCGCAACAGCGCCCTGGCCTCGGAGGCTCTGGTGTCCACCAGCCCCCTCTACCAGGGAACCTGGTTCCTCCAAAGCGGGACGGAGGGGTCCCGTTGGCGCTCCCTGGACTCCACCCTCCGGATGGAGGAACCTCCCCGGGGAGCCTTCGCCGACGGCCCCAGCGAGCCCTTCATCCAGGCATTGGCCCAGCGGGCCCTCCAGGGAGAGCTTCAGGGGGTGGTCCGGGCGGTGACGGAGTGGAAGGGCTTTGCCCAGGCCCGGGAGCTGCTGGACGTGGGGGGCGGGCACGGGCTCTACGCCCTGGCCCTCTGCCAGGAGAACCGGAACCTGCGGGCCACGGTGCTGGACAAACCCCACGTGATCCCCTTCGCGGAACCCTACATCGCCGAGGCGGGACTGGAAAACCGCGTGCAAACCCGGGGAGGCGACGCCATGGAAGGAGAGCTGGGGGGGCCCTACGACCTGATCCTGGTCTCCCACCTGCTCTACAAGTTCCGCAAGGAGCTTCCCGACTTCCTCTCCCGGGCCGCCGCAGCCCTGCGCCCGGGGGGGATGCTGGTGTCCCACCACTGGTTCTGCCGCCCCGGCTGCACCTCCTCCGCCCCGGGCATCCAGGACCTGGAGCAGTGTCTCCAGAGCTTCGGACACCCCCTGTGCCACGTGGAGACGTTCCTGGACCTCTTCCGGGAGGCGGGGCTGGAGCCCCTGGGCGAGGGGGTGGAGATCCCGGGCAACCTGGGTCCCTCCCTGGTCCACCGGGCCTGCAAACCCCTGGGGACCCCCCGATGA